The stretch of DNA GCATGCGCGATGCGGGCGAACTGGTGGACGACACCCTCGTCGCGACCGTGATGAGCAATCTCGGCCTGCACATCGCCATGCGCGAGGCCGGGATCTCGCTGGTGACCACGGCTGTCGGTGATCGCTACGTCCTCGAGGGACTCCGGTCCGGCGGGTTCAGCCTGGGTGGCGAACAGTCCGGTCACGTCGTGTTTCCCGCCTTCGGCACCACCGGCGACGGAGTGCTGACGGGACTGCGGCTGATGGGCCGGATGGCGGAAACCGGGCAGCCGATCGCGGAACTCGCGTCGGCGATGACGACGCTTCCGCAGGTCCTGGTCAACGTGAAGGTCGCCGACAAGCGTGCCGTCGCCGCGTCCCCGGTCGTGCTCGACGCGGTGCTGGCCGCGGAACGCAGCCTCGGCGAGAACGGCCGGGTGCTGCTGCGGCCGTCCGGCACCGAGCAACTCGTGCGGGTGATGGTCGAGGCTTCCGATCTCGAAGTGGCTCGTAAACTCGCCGACGAACTGGCGGGCACCGTCGCCTCCGTGTGAGCGGACACAGCGCACCGATCGGCCGGGGAACCGATCGGTGCGCTGTCGCGTCTAATGCAGTAGGTCGCGAAGAGAGGGTGGGGCAATGGGCGAGGGACTCGAGGTGGACGTCGCGGTGGTGACGGACGCGGGCACCAGGCTGCTGCGGTCGGCGGAGGTCCTGAGGCAGCAGGCCGCCGAGACCGCCCGGCTGGAATTCGCCGGGGCGCAGGCGGGCCGGGACTACGCCGCGAAGGGCGATGCGGTGCGTGACGCCCTCGGCGTCGTCGGAGTCGCGCTCGCGCAGTGGGCCGCGGACGCGGACTCGTTCGGTCACGCGTTCCGGGCGGCCGCGGACCGCTACTCCGGAACGGACGCGAATGTGGCCGCCGACGTGAGCGGGGTGCAGTGGTGACCCCGGATCCCCGAACGCTGATCGAAGACCCGAACCTGAGCCGCGAATTCAAGGAGCAACTCCTCCAGGCGTGGGCCGCCTCCCGCGAGGAGGACCAGTCGTCGTGGCAGCCGTACTTCGACGAGTACGGACTCGGCAGACGTGACCGGACGCCGTCCGCCGACCAGCGGTACGCGGCACTGCTCGAGCACGGCAGCGACGCGCAGGCCGCCAACGCATCCCGCACCGCGCTGGGAGAGCACCTGCGCCCGGATGCCCTCAACGATCCCGAGGACATGCTCGATCTCGGCGCTCGTGGGCTCGAATTCTTCGAGTTGTTCCTCCCCGCCGCGAGAAGACTGGGATACGAATCCCTCGAACTCACCGACTACTACGCGCGGTTCGACGCCGAGCGGGGGATGCGCCTGCACGCGCTCGCCCGCGACGTCGACACCCTCGGACGCAGCGTCGACACGGCCCGCACGGAACTCGACGACAACGAGAAATGCGTCACCGCGGTGCGAACCGGGTGGAGCGGAATCGCCGCCGCGGCAGCGCTCGACGCCGCCGACCGCCGGAACGCCGAGGTCGCCGCCACCGTCGATCGGCTCCGAGACCTCGCCGAGGTGCTGTTCGAAGCGAACCTCACCCTGAGCGCCGCCGTGACGAACAAGGCGTACAAGGTGGTGTCGCTGCACCAGCCGACGGTCGGGGGATACAGCGCCGCGCAGATCGACGTCCTCGCGCAGATCTACGCCGAGGGCAGGGACGGCGACAATTCCGTCGCGAAGGATTGCATGGAAGACGCGTCCTACTGGTTTCCCGAACTCGCCGACGACGACTACCGCCACGTGAACGGCCTGTACAAGGACGGGGGCGCCGGCGCGCTCCGCCTGCTCGACCGCGACGATGTGGTGCGGCGGGCTGCCGGAATCACCAAGGACTGGCTCGACGCGAACTTCCGGCGCGTGTACGAGGAGAAGCAGCAGGAGTTCACCGCTGCCTGCGCGGACTGCGCCGAAGCGGTGCACGCCGCCTACGACGCCGTCGTCGCCGAGGCGCGGTCGATCGAGGTGCATCCCGGGTTCCGACCCGAGGACACACCGGCGCCGGCGCCGAGGGCACCCGAGGTGCCGAACACCGGCCCCGCCCCGGCCCCTGCCCCGGCAGTTACGCCGGGCCCTGCTCCCGCACCTGCTGCGCCGACCGGGCCCGTCGCGGCACCCGCGAACGACGGCCCCGCGTACGTCCCGCGTCGATCCGGTGGCGGCGACGCGACCACCGGTCCGGCGGCCGCCGCGCCTTCCGCGACCACCCCGGCGTCCGCCGCGCCTTCCGCGACCACCCCGGCGTCCGCCGCTCCTCCGATCGTCACATCGCCGATGACGGCGGCCCCTGTCGCACCGGTCCCGCCGGCGATGCCCGGCCTCGTCGGGATGCCCGCGATTCCCGGGTCGCTCGTGCCGGCGCCGGGCGTTGTCCCGGGCACGGGAACCGTCCCCGGCCTGGGGGACCTGGTGGGGCAGGGCCTGGCGGGCGGTCTGGCGGATCTGGGTTCTATCCTCCGCCCGCTGATCGCGGACACCGTCTCGGGCCTCACCGACAGAGCCGACGAGGACGAGAACCGCGACGAACTCGAAAATCCGCGTGCGGACGAAGACGAGTCGGCTCCCGGCACGTCGAAGGGCAAGAGTCTCGAACTGGACCTCGACGGACAGTCGTGGACGCTCGCCGTCGAGGCGAACGGTCAGGGTATCCATCTCGAGATGAGCGACGGACAGGGTGGGACAGCCAGATTCGGGGTCGAGATCGGCCCGGACGGCCTGCCACAGATCGTCGCCGACAACGCTGCCGGTGACGGAGACTCCGGCGATGGAGACTGCGCACCCGCCGAGCCCGACCCGGAATCGCAGGTCGACGGCGGAGCAGAGGACCCATCGGCGACGACGGCTGAAGCCGGTCCGGCGCCGGGCGGAGGTGCCGGGGACGTGCCGGACCACGAAGACACACCGGCCCCTGCGCCCGCCGGAGACGCCGCGACCGTCCCGCCGCCGCAGGCGGTGGCAATGCAGCCGGAGCCGGCCCCCGCGCCGCCCGACGAACCGGCCGAGCCGCAGGAACCGCGGTCTGCACCCGAACTCGCGACCGCTCCGGTCGCCGGACTCGACAGCGGCGCGGAACTGGCCGAGGCCGGTCCGCTGTGAGCCATCGCGCCGCCCAATTACGGGCATACCGGGCACAGATGCGCGCCGACCTGGAGATGTTCCGGGAGCGGATCGACGAACGCCGAGCCAGAGACGAGGCGGCCGTGGCGAACCGGGGGCGCACCGCGCCGACGACGGACCGGGGGCGCACCGCGCCCGTGGCGAACCGGGGGCGCACCGCGCCCGTGGCTGCGATGCCGCCGCCCCGCTCGAGCGCACTCGACGATGACGACGAGTACTACCGTCCCCGCAGCTGGCTGGTGTGACGGACGGCCTCAGATGTGCGGAAGCACGCCCTCGAAGCCAGCGTTGGTGTGCTCCTCGTGAGGATCGACGAGGGTGGTGTGGGGAAGTTCGGCGTCCGCCTTCGCGAACACGTCGTACTTCTTGTCCTCGGTGAGGTGGTAGAGCAGGAAGCCGGTCAGCAGTGCGCGGGTGATCTGCTGGGTCTTGCGTTCCGAACCGCCGATGCCGAGTGCGCCCAGCAGGCGGCGACCTTCGGTGAGCCCGGACTCCGAGGCGCCGTTGACGGCGCGCAGGACGTGCTCGCCGCCCCACGCCTCGGCCAGCGCCTTGGCGTTGCTGTTCATGGTGTCGATGTCGGCACCGGCCACGACGAGCCCCGGCGCTGTGATCTTGGACGCATACCTCTCGGCCTTCGGCGCGGTCGGCG from Rhodococcus opacus B4 encodes:
- a CDS encoding type VII secretion target — its product is MGEGLEVDVAVVTDAGTRLLRSAEVLRQQAAETARLEFAGAQAGRDYAAKGDAVRDALGVVGVALAQWAADADSFGHAFRAAADRYSGTDANVAADVSGVQW